The Bacteroidia bacterium genomic interval GAGGAAGAAGTACGCAGAGAAGATAAAGGCAGAGACAATAACAACAACAGAGATAATAGAAGAAATAACGGTAGAGGCAGAGATAGAGATCGCGACAATAGAGGAGATAGAAGAGACAGAAGAGACAAACGCGACAGGGACAGAGATAGAGACCATGGCGGACGCCAAAATTCTGGAATAAATCTGGAGCTCGATGGCGTAGTAAGCAATATGGGAGTTCTTGAATTGATTCCTGAAGGATATGGCTTCCTCCGTTCCTCAGAATACAACTACCTCCCCTCTCCAGACGATATTTACGTTTCCCCCTCTCAAATCAAACTTTTCGGACTAAAAACAGGTGATACTGTCTACGGACAAATTCGCCCACCTAAAGAAGGAGAACGTTATTTCGCCTTATTGAAAGTAGAAACGATCAATGGTCGTACCCCTGAAGAAGTAAGAGATAGAATCTATTTTGATCACCTTACTCCTCTATTTCCAGACGAAAGATTTAGCCTGGCTGATGAGAAATCAAATAATCAGGACCTTTCAGAAAGAATCATTGATCTTTTTTCTCCTATAGGAAAAGGACAGAGGGGATTGATTGTGGCTCAGCCTAAAACGGGTAAGACGATCCTCCTTCAGAAAGTAGCTAATGCGATAGCCAAAAACCATCCGGAAGCATATTTGATCATTTTGCTGATCGACGAACGTCCGGAAGAGGTAACGGATATGGCACGTAACGTAAATGCAGAAGTTATAGCCTCTACCTTCGACGAACCAGCAGAAAGGCATGTACAGGTAGCCAATATTGTTTTGGAGAAAGCGAAAAGAATGGTTGAGTGTGGACAAGATGTTGTCATTTTGTTAGACTCAATTACCCGCCTCGCCAGAGCACACAACACCAATATGCCTGCATCTGGTAAAATTCTTTCCGGTGGTGTGGATGCAAATGCTCTACACAAACCCAAAAGATTCTTTGGTGCAGCCAGAAATATCGAACATGGTGGCTCTCTTACTATTTTGGCAACTGCCCTGATCGAAACAGGCTCCAAAATGGATGAGGTTATCTTCGAAGAATTTAAAGGTACGGGTAATATGGAGCTTCAGCTCGACCGCCGTCTTGCCAATCGCAGGATTTATCCAGCTATCGATGTTACAGCTTCTGGTACTCGTCGCGAAGACCTTCTTATGGACGCGCAAGACATCACACGTATCTGGGTATTGAGAAAGTTCATGGCCGACATGAACCCAGTAGAAGGTATGGAATTCCTTCGCACTCGTATGTCCAATACCACGGACAATGATGAGTTCCTCTTATCCATGAATGGATAGGGAAGTACGAGCGTGTTAACGTATTAGGGTGTTAGCGTTTGAGAATTAAATCTCAGCACTAACACCCTAACACTTTTATACCCCCGCACTTTTATTGTATCACTGTGCTGACGGTCCTTACCGAAGACACTCCAAAATATCCCAAAGCATCATTGCTGATATTGCTGGGAGGATTGGCAGGTGCTGCGGAATCGCCTCCTCCGGGCTCTTCCCCCACTATGCTACTCAGACCGGTCCAGTAGCGATAAACTTCATAATCCACTGCATGCGCTTTGATCTCTACTGTATCTCCTAATTCAAAGGGATCAATAAACAAAGGAAAGGCTATCTCATTACCATCCGTCAAATTATCATCATAAAGCCCTATATCCGGACGGGCTTCACCATTCACATAGATCTCTAAGCGAAGATAGTTTCTTACTCCGGGAGGATCCTGAAAAGCAAGTCGCACATAGTAGCCTTCTCCCGGCCCTAGTCCTCCCGCACGATATTCTGTTATCAGAGAATCGATCTCCAGCGGAGCTTGCAAAATACTGATGGCTTCATAGGTTTTACCCTCCAATTCCACTTTCAATTCATACTGCTCTTGCAATTGGAGGTTTACATCCGGGGCACGATACTTTCCTGGAGCATACTCTGTCAGCTCATAGCTATCTCCAGTACTACTGCTAATGCTTACGGTCGCTCCTGTCCCAACTTCTGCTTCTCCCGGCTCGAAATAGCTGCTAGTCTTGCTGATGTCAACAAGGGCTTCATTTGTTTCATCATCAATTCGGGCTTCGATCACCCATTGAGGATTAGATTCATTGAGGTCTATCTCTATCACTTCTTCACAAGAAAAAAGAAAGAGAGAACTGCTTATTATGATGAGTTTTATAAGATATTTCATTGTTTTAGAATGCAAAGTTCCAGGTAAGGGATGGAATGATGGAAAATAAATAGGTCTTGACAGCTTCGGTATTCCCGGGCTCTCCAGCTACTTCGCGAAAGTCAATGGAATAGGCGTTGTGCCGGTTGTAAGCATTGTAGACAGAGAAGTTCAGATTGGTATTAGGCTTTTTACCATACCAGGTAGCACTCAGGTCCAGGCGATGATTGGCAGGAAAGCGGTAGCCATTTCTTTCGGTGTAATAAGGGACCAGCTGATCTCCGATTTGATAACTCCCACTTGGGAAACTGGCAGCATCTCCAGTCGCATATACCCAACTGGCTCCGAAATTCCATTTAGGGCTGAACTGATAACTAGCTACCACGGAAACGTCATGGATGCGATCCTGCCGAGCAGAAAAAGGCTCTCCATTGTTGATCTCCTCAAATTCACGAAGGGTTCTCGACCAGGTATAGGATACCCAGCCTGTGAGTTTACCTGTCGTTTTCTTTAGCATAAATTCGGCACCATAAGACCAACCCCTTCCAAATGCCAATTGCGTCTCCACCGTTTCATCCAATAATAAATTAGCTCCATCCTGATATTCAATCTGGTTTTGCAGGTCTTTGTAATAAACCTCTACGGATCCCTCATATCCTGTTTGCGGAAAAACTTTGTAATACCCCAAAGAAAATTGATCGGCGATCTCAGGCTTGATGATCTCAGAACTCGGCAACCAGACATCTGTAGGATTGCTGGTGGTAGAGCTGGAAATCAAATGAACATATTGACGGTTGCGGGAATAAGAGCCTTTGAGGGATTGGGTTTCGTTGAGAACCAAAGAGGCTGAGAATCGGGGTTCCAATCCAAAATAATTTTTGATGACTTCTCCATCCTCATAAACGGTGGAATCTATTGCTACTCCTTCATTGCTGTATTCATAAACCGTTCCCGGTCCAAGTACAGAGAAATTGGAAGCACGAAGGCCATAGTCGATTTTTAGTTTGTTGCCGAAAGAGACTTCATGCGAAACATAAGCCGCCGATTCAAGGGCATAGCGTTCGGGCAGCTTTTCATTGAGAAAGGATGCCTCGCTTTCGGCACTTACCGCCCCTGGGACAAAAGTGTGGTGAATTATATTCAAGCCAAAATCGAGCGTATGGTTCTCATTGGCATACCAGCTAAAATCTTCTTTCCAGTTAAAATCCTTGATCCCGGAAGTGATCTTTGCCTCGGCAGCATTTAAACTAACCTCATAATCGTAATCACTATAGATAAAGGAGCTATTGAGGAAGAGTTTATTGCTAAAGAGGTGGTTCCATCGCAAAGTTGCCGTTGCATTTCCCCAATCTATCCCAAAGTCATCTCCAAATCCCATAGCATCTCTGCCAAAATATCCAGACAGGAAAATCTGATCTTTTTCCCCCAGCACATAATTGGCTTTCATATTCAGATCATAGAAATATAGTTGAGTATTGTTGAGGGAAGAATCATTGGAGAGGGCAAGAAAAGCATCCGCATAGGTTCTCCGACCGGAAATAATGAAAGAAGACTTATCCTCAACGATAGGCCCTTCCAGGGTCAGACGGGAAGAAATCAATCCGATTCCCCCGGATACGCCAAATTTCTTTTTATTCCCATCTTTCATCCGCACATCCAAAGCCGAAGAAAGTCGTCCTCCATAAGAAGCCGGCATATTTCCTTTGTACAGTTTGGTGCTTTTGATGGCGTCTCCATTGAAAACCGAAAAGAAGCCCAGCAAATGCGAGGGATTATACACAGGGGCTTCATCCAGAAGGATGAGGTTTTGATCTGCTCCACCACCCCGTACAAAAAAGCCACTATTTCCTTCCGCAGCAGGCTTTACTCCGGGCAGAAGCTGAATGGATTTCAAGACATCGGTTTCTCCAAAAAGTACCGGCATTTTCTTGATAGTCTCTATGCTCAATTGCTCAGTTCCCATTTCAGTAGAGGCAAGGCGTTCTTCGGCTGACTCCGCTTCGATTACTACTTCTTCCAATTGTGTTCCTTCGAGGATCAACTCGATGTCCTGCGTGATTGATTCATGTAGAGAAATGGAAAGGGTATCCGGACGATAGCCCAAAAAGCGGTAAATGATTTGATAGTCTCCTTTGGGTACACTCAAAGAATAATAGCCGTACTCATTTGAATAGGTTCCGGCTTTGAGCTGCGGGATCAGGATACTTGCCCCGATCATACTTTCTCCAGAGGAGGCATCTTTGACATAGCCGGACAAAGTAGCACGATCCTGGCCCAGGAGTACACTTCCCAGCATGCAGGCACAGATCGTTAAAAGTATTTGTTTCATTGTTGGTGATTAGGAATAATACATCTAGTGAGATGTTTTCCTAAACGCCTCAAAGCTGATTATGCCGTATGGATTTCTGAATCAGGACGTCCAGATACGTAAATCAGGACATAGGAATAATTAGGCCGGGGAGGATTTTCGATAATTAGCGGGAGTGGTTCCGGTCTGTTTACGGAAGGCTTCATAAAAAGCAGAGCGAGATTTAAAGCCGGATTCCTGAGCAATGGCAAGGACTGTGAAGTTTTTATGTGAGTTGCTTTTTAGAAGTTCCTGAGCGAGTTCTATCCGATAACCATTGATAAAGTCCATGAAATTCATCTGCCGTTTCTCATTTATGATCTGAGATAAGTAGCGTGTATTCATGTTGAGTTCTGCGGCTAGTTCGGAGAGGGTCAGTTCCGGTTTTAGGTAGGATTTTTCCCTTTCCATATGGAGCATCAATTTTTTCAGGTAGCTTTCTTTTTGATTAGGGGAAAGGGGAGAAGATTCATATCTCGTCTCTGTCTCCTCATTGATTCGCAGTTCGAGGGGATAGCCTGAGAAAACTTCCGGCTTTAGTATATAGAGGAGGTGAATGAGTAATAATAATAAACTGGCTCCATAACCGGGCACGATAACGAGAGGAGTGAGGTTGATCAGGATGAAAGTAAAGAGGGCACTCAAGACAGGTAAGAGCAAAACCCCAAAGAGAAACATCAGCCATCGAAAGCGATCCTGGTCAATGAAGGAAGAACTCCTGGCTACGTGTATGCGGAATTTTCTTACAAGTCTAAAAGAAAGAGCGAAATAAAATAAAGCGAGAAAGATGAGACCTAAACCCGGAGCACGCGGCCCATTATTCCCCATATTCTCCCGAAACTCCTTCACCTTTTCCAGAAACTCCGCTTCATTTCTAAAAATGAAGACCATCCCCATAAAAAATAGCAGGGCAGGAAGTAAATGAATCGCATGTCTGGATCGAAGTCGAAAGTCCTTGGTAGTAAAGGCTTTGATGTAAAGGAATAATAGAGGTCCATATAAAGTAGCCACTACTCCAGAAGCCCTCAAGAGCCAGATAGGATAGAGTTCTACCGGAGAGACCATCAGCATGCCGTCCAGGCAAACAAAGCCCATCACCAATACAATCCCTGCAAGAAGGCGATTGCCAAGCTTATTGTCCAAATGCCGCCAGATGAGTAGCTGAGAAGTCAGCAAACTCAAAAACGCTCCTATTATTAGCGGAAGGAGGCTAAGGTCTATGGGAAATTGTGCTTGCACCGATTAAAAATAGCAGAATCTATGGAATCCTTTTCTCCCGAAACTATGCCCTCTCCCTTAGGACATCTTCATACATGTGCACATTGAGCAGACCATTGGTATTGGTGATGAGCTTTTTTGCATCAGCCAAAGGACACACATGCGTAAAAATATGTTCATGTTCGGAGATGATGCCCTGCTCTACATTGTGATAAGACATAATCTCTTCATAGCTCAATTCCAGTTCTGCATAATAAAAATACATAGCCTCATCCGAAGTACCAGTAGATACATACAAAGGCTCATCTCCAAGACGATGCACAATCGCAGGATCAATTTTCAATCCGGTTTCTTCTTCCGTTTCTTTTACTGCCACATCAAAGGGATCATCATCTTTATCTACCATCCCTGCTACAGTTTCATACACCATAGCCCCATTGCAGATGCGTCGCTGTTTTACCAGTAAGGCATACTTCTCCTTTGTATCCTTATCAATCAAACAAATGAGAATGGAAATCACAGTTCCTTTTAAAAAACAGATGGGGGGAATCTTTTTTCCTTCAGGGGTAGTTGCATCCAACATGACCAGCGAAAAAAGCACCTCTCCATTGTGTCTAGGCCGGGTATATACCTCCTTTATTTCATGGATATCGAGCCCATTCTCGATCAGGTTATTTTTCCAGAGCTTGAATTTGTGTGCATCTTGGAGGGATTCTTGCATATTTTTTGTGATTTTGGGCAAATGTACAGAGATTTTTCCCGTATTATTGTATAAAAAATTCCATCAAACACAGCTCCTATGAAACGTTGGCTTATTATCCTTTTTATCGTTGGACTTGGTTTTGCCTTTTATGGCTATCGTATGGTCTTTTCTTCTAACGTAAAAACACCTGAAGGCAAAGACACAGAAATTTTTATTCCTACAGGTGCAGATTACCTGACCGTAGCCAATAAATTACAAGAGGGGAAACTCCTCGGTGATATACGTGCCTTCCATATGGTTTCTCGCATGATGAATTATACCCATACGGTAAAACCGGGTCGATACGTCCTCAAAGATGGGATGAGTAGCCGGGAATTGATCACAAAATTGAGATCGGGAGATCAAAGTCCCGTCAAGTTTACCTTTGTGAAATTCCGTACGCCGGATCAGTTGGCGGAGCATGTGGGGAATAAACTGGAGATGGATAAAGAAGATTTTCTGGCCGTTTTGAATGATAAAGACTTTCTCAAGAAACATAATGGACTGACTCCGGAAACTGCAATGACAGTCTTTATCCCAAATACTTATGAAATGTGGTGGAACGTTAAACCCAAAGCTTTCTTTGAGCGCATGTTTTCTGAGTATAAGAAATTCTGGAATGAGGAAAGGAATGCCAAACGTCAGAAACTGAAACTCAATCGCCTTGAAGTTATGGCTCTCGCCTCTATTGTGGAGGAAGAAACCAATAAAAATGATGAGAAATCAAAAGTAGCAGGTGTTTACCTCAACCGTATCCGTGAAGGCATGCTTTTGCAGGCAGATCCTACGGTTAAATTTGCAGTAGGCGATTTTACCCTTAGAAGAATCCTCAATAAACACTTGCAAGTAGACTCTCCCTATAATACCTATCTCTATCCGGGTATTCCTCCTGCGCCTATTTGTACGCCTTCTATTCCTTCTATAGATGCTGTTCTCAATGAGGAGAAACATAATTATTTGTATTTCTGTGCAAATATTGATGGAAGTGGATACCATAAATTCTCCACCTCTCTCTCGGAGCATAATGCTTATGCTCGTCAGTATCATCAGATGTTGAACCAGCGGGGGATCAGGTAGATAATTTTTCTTCTTTTTAGCTGGAATGTAAAACTAAGCTCAGGTGTCCCCCTGACTGTCGCGGAAGGGTCTACATTTCTTCCCTATAGCTTCGCCTGATCTTCTATTGAATCAATGATAACAGGTACTTGATTAAAGTCTCTCGACGGGGCTCGGGATGTCACGCTTTAGGCATGCGGACTCAGGTAAAAACAAAAAGGGGCAGATAAGCATCTGCCCCTTTTTGTTGATCTATCATTTTTCTCCTATGGGAGAGATAATATCTTCTTATAAGCTGCGGGATCCTTGAGCACTTTTGCAGCCTCAATCAATTCGGCATCTTTATCCAAAGAGCTTTCCAATACTCCATCCTCATAGTAATACTGGCGAACAATCTCTTTGCGGATCAATTCGCTGATGGACGATTTGTACTTGCGAATATCTTCAAACTTCAGGCGAGTTAGCTCTTTTTCAATCAATTCCATTTGGGAATTGAGCGCACTACCATAAGCTTCCGCTTCTACGGTTTCCTCTAACCTCTCCAATTGAATATCAGAACTGGTTTGAAAACTAAAAGAAGAAGTTTGGGCGAATTTGATAAAGTCCTGATAAATAGCGTCTGTCAATTCAAACGCTCTCACATTGGGAGCCTGAGGATTTTTGCGAACATAATCTGTTGCAAATTCAAAGATCAACCCATCTCTACTAAGTGCATTGATAATCAAGATTGAATTTTCCATTTCAATCTTAATGTCCGGCTCTATTCCCCCACCATCAAAAACACTTCTCCCATTTCTGGTTTTAAATTCATTTTTGAGGCTATCGGGAATGCGTACGACAGAGCCATCAGCTCTTCTCTCGGCATAATTGATGGCCTGAATACAACGTCCACTTGGAGTATAGTACTTGGCAGTGGTTACTTTCAGTTGAGTATTGTAGCTCAATGGACGGATATTTTGCACCAAACCTTTACCAAAACTTCTTTGGCCTACTACTACTGCCCGATCCAAATCCTGTAAAGAACCTGCTACAATCTCTGATGCGCTGGCACTTCTTTTATCAACCAGCACTACCAAAGGAGTTTCCAGATCCATAGGAGAATTCTCTGCACTATGTTTGCGCTTGCTTCCTTCAATCCTTCCCCGGGTTTCTACAATCATTTCTCCCTGCTCAAGGAAAACATTAGAAACATTTACTGCTTCATCCAG includes:
- the rho gene encoding transcription termination factor Rho, giving the protein MYDIIELNNNDLSELQEIAQKLEIANHEELAKQDLIFKILDKQAVMPAKELAALKEKSTANKNESAEENKKEAEAKPKRKPRKKKEEPKEEAVVAEESEEAPKPKTRGRKKSTKAEKEESAEVEAPKKRTRKKTSKKTEEPEVVEVIAEKEEAVEVPEKVEEVAKPEAEKGEEEEVRREDKGRDNNNNRDNRRNNGRGRDRDRDNRGDRRDRRDKRDRDRDRDHGGRQNSGINLELDGVVSNMGVLELIPEGYGFLRSSEYNYLPSPDDIYVSPSQIKLFGLKTGDTVYGQIRPPKEGERYFALLKVETINGRTPEEVRDRIYFDHLTPLFPDERFSLADEKSNNQDLSERIIDLFSPIGKGQRGLIVAQPKTGKTILLQKVANAIAKNHPEAYLIILLIDERPEEVTDMARNVNAEVIASTFDEPAERHVQVANIVLEKAKRMVECGQDVVILLDSITRLARAHNTNMPASGKILSGGVDANALHKPKRFFGAARNIEHGGSLTILATALIETGSKMDEVIFEEFKGTGNMELQLDRRLANRRIYPAIDVTASGTRREDLLMDAQDITRIWVLRKFMADMNPVEGMEFLRTRMSNTTDNDEFLLSMNG
- a CDS encoding DUF4249 domain-containing protein; the encoded protein is MKYLIKLIIISSSLFLFSCEEVIEIDLNESNPQWVIEARIDDETNEALVDISKTSSYFEPGEAEVGTGATVSISSSTGDSYELTEYAPGKYRAPDVNLQLQEQYELKVELEGKTYEAISILQAPLEIDSLITEYRAGGLGPGEGYYVRLAFQDPPGVRNYLRLEIYVNGEARPDIGLYDDNLTDGNEIAFPLFIDPFELGDTVEIKAHAVDYEVYRYWTGLSSIVGEEPGGGDSAAPANPPSNISNDALGYFGVSSVRTVSTVIQ
- a CDS encoding TonB-dependent receptor is translated as MKQILLTICACMLGSVLLGQDRATLSGYVKDASSGESMIGASILIPQLKAGTYSNEYGYYSLSVPKGDYQIIYRFLGYRPDTLSISLHESITQDIELILEGTQLEEVVIEAESAEERLASTEMGTEQLSIETIKKMPVLFGETDVLKSIQLLPGVKPAAEGNSGFFVRGGGADQNLILLDEAPVYNPSHLLGFFSVFNGDAIKSTKLYKGNMPASYGGRLSSALDVRMKDGNKKKFGVSGGIGLISSRLTLEGPIVEDKSSFIISGRRTYADAFLALSNDSSLNNTQLYFYDLNMKANYVLGEKDQIFLSGYFGRDAMGFGDDFGIDWGNATATLRWNHLFSNKLFLNSSFIYSDYDYEVSLNAAEAKITSGIKDFNWKEDFSWYANENHTLDFGLNIIHHTFVPGAVSAESEASFLNEKLPERYALESAAYVSHEVSFGNKLKIDYGLRASNFSVLGPGTVYEYSNEGVAIDSTVYEDGEVIKNYFGLEPRFSASLVLNETQSLKGSYSRNRQYVHLISSSTTSNPTDVWLPSSEIIKPEIADQFSLGYYKVFPQTGYEGSVEVYYKDLQNQIEYQDGANLLLDETVETQLAFGRGWSYGAEFMLKKTTGKLTGWVSYTWSRTLREFEEINNGEPFSARQDRIHDVSVVASYQFSPKWNFGASWVYATGDAASFPSGSYQIGDQLVPYYTERNGYRFPANHRLDLSATWYGKKPNTNLNFSVYNAYNRHNAYSIDFREVAGEPGNTEAVKTYLFSIIPSLTWNFAF
- a CDS encoding helix-turn-helix domain-containing protein: MQAQFPIDLSLLPLIIGAFLSLLTSQLLIWRHLDNKLGNRLLAGIVLVMGFVCLDGMLMVSPVELYPIWLLRASGVVATLYGPLLFLYIKAFTTKDFRLRSRHAIHLLPALLFFMGMVFIFRNEAEFLEKVKEFRENMGNNGPRAPGLGLIFLALFYFALSFRLVRKFRIHVARSSSFIDQDRFRWLMFLFGVLLLPVLSALFTFILINLTPLVIVPGYGASLLLLLIHLLYILKPEVFSGYPLELRINEETETRYESSPLSPNQKESYLKKLMLHMEREKSYLKPELTLSELAAELNMNTRYLSQIINEKRQMNFMDFINGYRIELAQELLKSNSHKNFTVLAIAQESGFKSRSAFYEAFRKQTGTTPANYRKSSPA
- a CDS encoding NUDIX hydrolase, with the protein product MQESLQDAHKFKLWKNNLIENGLDIHEIKEVYTRPRHNGEVLFSLVMLDATTPEGKKIPPICFLKGTVISILICLIDKDTKEKYALLVKQRRICNGAMVYETVAGMVDKDDDPFDVAVKETEEETGLKIDPAIVHRLGDEPLYVSTGTSDEAMYFYYAELELSYEEIMSYHNVEQGIISEHEHIFTHVCPLADAKKLITNTNGLLNVHMYEDVLRERA
- the mltG gene encoding endolytic transglycosylase MltG yields the protein MKRWLIILFIVGLGFAFYGYRMVFSSNVKTPEGKDTEIFIPTGADYLTVANKLQEGKLLGDIRAFHMVSRMMNYTHTVKPGRYVLKDGMSSRELITKLRSGDQSPVKFTFVKFRTPDQLAEHVGNKLEMDKEDFLAVLNDKDFLKKHNGLTPETAMTVFIPNTYEMWWNVKPKAFFERMFSEYKKFWNEERNAKRQKLKLNRLEVMALASIVEEETNKNDEKSKVAGVYLNRIREGMLLQADPTVKFAVGDFTLRRILNKHLQVDSPYNTYLYPGIPPAPICTPSIPSIDAVLNEEKHNYLYFCANIDGSGYHKFSTSLSEHNAYARQYHQMLNQRGIR
- a CDS encoding S41 family peptidase; this encodes MKRRTVFTGILLVLLSFSLGFVSDVSDNYFEISKNLDIFGKLYREINAIYVDETEPSKLMRTGIDAMLNSLDPYTTFIGEEEQEDIRFMSTGQYGGIGALVGKRKDKLVIIEPYEGYPADQAGLRAGDVIVRIGKESVLGTGKEVADVRELLRGDRGTEVALEYDRGGVRKEVKIFRNRIRINNVPYSGMIDNEIGYIALTGFTLDAGREVRKALRELKEKHELKGLVLDLRGNPGGRLDEAVNVSNVFLEQGEMIVETRGRIEGSKRKHSAENSPMDLETPLVVLVDKRSASASEIVAGSLQDLDRAVVVGQRSFGKGLVQNIRPLSYNTQLKVTTAKYYTPSGRCIQAINYAERRADGSVVRIPDSLKNEFKTRNGRSVFDGGGIEPDIKIEMENSILIINALSRDGLIFEFATDYVRKNPQAPNVRAFELTDAIYQDFIKFAQTSSFSFQTSSDIQLERLEETVEAEAYGSALNSQMELIEKELTRLKFEDIRKYKSSISELIRKEIVRQYYYEDGVLESSLDKDAELIEAAKVLKDPAAYKKILSLP